TATGGGCATCGAGAGGTGTTGTCTCGGTAAAGTATCCTGATTCACCCAAAGAACCATAAACCTCATCAGTAGACACCTGTAGGAACTTTCTTCCTTCACTTTTTCCCGCATCCACCTTCCATACATTCTTTGCAGCGTTCAGCAGACTTAACGTCCCGTTTATGTTTGTCCTCACGAAAATGTCCGGGTTTTCAATGCTTCTGTCAACATGGCTTTCAGCAGCAAAATTTACAATATAGTCAAAATCATATTTTTGCATCAAACCCTCAACCAAATCTGTATCGCAAATATCGCCATGCACAAAGACATGCTTTGGGTTTCCTTCCGCGGTTTTAAGATTTTCCAGATTTCCTGCATATGTAAGTGCATCAAGGTTAACTATTTTATAATCATATTTCTCAAGCATGTATAGTACAAAATTGCTTCCGATAAATCCGGCACCACCGGTCACAAGTATATTTTTCATAATTCATCCATCCTCGTAGTTTATAGTTACTTATTTTTCTTATGATCAGGTTATGAAAAACACATCAGTGCTTATCAATTTGCCTTCAGGTATTCTTCCACTGCCTCATCCCATGTTCTGAAGCGGTTCATCCCATGAATGTTAAGCATAAAATTATCCAGTACAGAGTATTTGGGTCTGTGTGCAGGTCTTGCCAACTGTTCAGTTGTAATTGCATTGACCTTTATATTTATACCTTTTAGAGAGAATATCTTTTTTGCAAAATCATACCAGCTGCAATAACCCTCGCAGGTTGCATGATAAGTACCATAATTATATGTATCAGTAAGATCCAGAATGCATGCTGCCAGGTCCTTAGTGCTGGTAGGACTTCCTATCTGATCGTTGACTATACTTACTTCATCCTTTTCTTTTGCCAGCTTCAGTATGGTTCTTACAAAGTTGTTTCCCTCACCGTAGAGCCATGCAGTCCTTACTATGAAATGCCTCGGATTGGTTTCCCTCACCAGTCTTTCTCCCAGCTCCTTGCTCTTGCCATATACACTCATAGGATTTACATGGTCAAATTCCCTTCGAGGCTGGTTTGTATTGCCGTCAAACACATAGTCGGTAGAAACCTGGATAATGGAAGCCCCGACTTCAAACGCAGATATGGACAAATTCCTCGCCCCTATAGCATTGATCTGATATGCCATATTCTCATTGGATTCGCATCCGTCAACATTTGTGTATGCAGCACAATTAATTACAGCATCAGGCCTTTCGTTCTTTATTAAAGCCCATACTTCTTTTTCATTTGTTATATCCAGGTTATGTACATCTGTAAGTATCAATGTATTATTCCGTCCGATTGCTTCATTCTGCTTCACGATCTCATTACCTAACTGTCCATTTGCCCCTGTTACTAGTATTTTCATTTTCTTTTACTCCATTTTTTCTTTTTTATTCTTCTTTTAAAATAGTATCCGTATATGTCAAAATACTTTCTGTATTCGGATTTCTTAACTTTATTCAGTACTACACCCAAAAAATTCACATTTGCTTTCAGCAGCTGGTCTCTGGCACGTTTAAAGCCTGACATCTTAATCCTGCCGGTAGAAACGATCATTATGGCCGCATCGGCAAGAGAAGCCACAATAGCAGCATCAATCACACTTCCCAGAGCCGGAGTATCAAGTATAATAAAATCATATTCCTTTTCTGCTTTAGCTAAAAATTCCTTGAATTCATTGCTGGAAAAATATCCTGTCGGGTCCAGGTGCTTCGGACCGCTCGGCAGGAAAAACAGATTTTCTATATTGGTTGCCCGTACTACCTGATCCATGTAAAGCTTGTCTGAGATTACTGTGGAAAGTCCTGTATCAACATCTGCGCCGTATGTTTTATATTCAAGGCTTTTTCTCATATCGGTATCTATGAGAAGCGTATTAAACCCTGCACGCGCATAGTTAATAGACAGGTTAATGGAAGTAGTTGTTTTTCCTTCTGAAGCATTATAGCTTACTATTGCCAGCTTCTTTATTTTTTTGTTATTGCCCGCAAAACTGATATTCGTTCTTAATGTAGATAATGCTTCCTGCACAACTGCGTTTTGGTTTTCGTAAAATTCTATTATTGACATTCAATCATTAATCTCCTATTTGATACTCATTTTCGGTATGATTCCTATTACATTGCATTCAAGCCTTTTCTCAGCTTCTTCAACAGTTTGCAGCTTCGTATTTGTTAACTCAAGGAAGTATATTGCCGTTACAGATAATAAAAACACAGCCATAAATGCAGTAATTATCTTCATTCTATGGTCAAGGTTTATTGGGAGAACCGGGGTTTTTGACACATCAAGAATACTCAGATTATTTCCGTTTGTCAGCTCGTTTATTTTATTAATAAAGGCCCTGCTGATAGAATTTGCAATATCCCTTGCTCTATCAGGCTTTGTATCCAGTACGGTAACCAAAAGCACATTCGAATCATTTTTCGAGGATATATTGACCCTTGCTGCAATTGCTTCAGGAGGTATATCATTAAGTCCAAGCTCTTCCACGACAGTGGAGGTAACCTTATAACTTTTGATCAACTCCCTGTAGTCCTTGACCAGCATCCTGTTTACAAGCAAGCTGTCTGAATTTACTTTTCCCGATATATCGCTGTAATTTCTGGTTAGTGCATAAAGAGAGGCATTTGCCTGATACAAAGGTACTGTTTTGTTTGTATAGTAGTACCATGCAGCCCCCCCTGCCAGACTTGATAACAATAGTATGATCCAGGATCTGCGGATCAGTAATTTAAACAACCTTTGAAAATCTATCATTAAACTCCCCCTCACAGACGGCTCACTTAATAACTCTCAACAATCTTATCTCCTATCCCTATACCACTCAGCACCTCAACATTCTTGCCCGATTCTATTCCCTTTTTTACCTCTACAACTTCAGTGCCTCCATATTTGTAGCGTTCTACCCAGTATTTTGCGCCATTACTTCTAAGAGCGGATTTGGGAATTACAATCGCGTTTTTCTTTTCCTCCGTGCTGATAGATACCTCATAAGGCTCATTTATAAGAATATCATCAGGCAGATTTTCAACAAGGAAATAAACCATGGATTTCACTTTGACACCAGGCTCTTCAGGCTTGATAAGATCCCCTGGCGACGGCTCATAGACAGCCCCCCTAAATTCTTTTCCATTTATCTTAACCTTAAGTTTCAATCCAGACTCATATCCCTCAAGATCACCGGAATTAAATTTCATTACCAGGTCCCCAGGATCTACAAGTCTGGCAAACTTCCAGTTTTCTCCCACAAAATCGTTAAGTGCTACCTTATCCAGGAAAGTAATTGTTCCCGGCCGGTTCGCTTTAAGAGTACAATTTGATTTCAGCTTCTGCTGATACTCAAGTTCTTTCTTGAGAGTATCAAGATCCATATCTGTCAGTTCACTGTTTTTTGTAGTGTTTTCCAGTCTCCTCTTGGCAGAATTATAGTTTATGACAGCTTTTTTATATTGATCTTCTCTTTGCTTTAAAATATTCTTTCTGGTGCGCTCCCTTATTTTTTCCAGGCGTGCTTTCCGCTGTTTCAGTATTTCCTTCTGATTCTTTGCATCCTCTATTTGATTCGGTTTAAGGTCAGCTGGTATCGGTTTGTTCAGATTCATTACAATTTCGTTATAGCTGGCCTCGTCAAATGCAAATTCCATTTCTTCGTTTATACTCTTATTTTTCTCTTCCATAGC
The sequence above is drawn from the Clostridia bacterium genome and encodes:
- a CDS encoding biotin/lipoyl-binding protein codes for the protein MKRSVFKIVTFIILIIFAVGLTGCTSRTAPSFSSPADKPGSIDEDSLYEVKAGTISSNVSGVGVFVPARETSLYFRGVSGVLKTLNIKLYDKVKAGQIIAETYSEDLEFRIKQLQSNISKTKERIFQIRNDIKNAEEAVELALMELNTAMEEKNKSINEEMEFAFDEASYNEIVMNLNKPIPADLKPNQIEDAKNQKEILKQRKARLEKIRERTRKNILKQREDQYKKAVINYNSAKRRLENTTKNSELTDMDLDTLKKELEYQQKLKSNCTLKANRPGTITFLDKVALNDFVGENWKFARLVDPGDLVMKFNSGDLEGYESGLKLKVKINGKEFRGAVYEPSPGDLIKPEEPGVKVKSMVYFLVENLPDDILINEPYEVSISTEEKKNAIVIPKSALRSNGAKYWVERYKYGGTEVVEVKKGIESGKNVEVLSGIGIGDKIVESY
- the rfbD gene encoding dTDP-4-dehydrorhamnose reductase, which codes for MKILVTGANGQLGNEIVKQNEAIGRNNTLILTDVHNLDITNEKEVWALIKNERPDAVINCAAYTNVDGCESNENMAYQINAIGARNLSISAFEVGASIIQVSTDYVFDGNTNQPRREFDHVNPMSVYGKSKELGERLVRETNPRHFIVRTAWLYGEGNNFVRTILKLAKEKDEVSIVNDQIGSPTSTKDLAACILDLTDTYNYGTYHATCEGYCSWYDFAKKIFSLKGINIKVNAITTEQLARPAHRPKYSVLDNFMLNIHGMNRFRTWDEAVEEYLKAN
- a CDS encoding CpsD/CapB family tyrosine-protein kinase — protein: MSIIEFYENQNAVVQEALSTLRTNISFAGNNKKIKKLAIVSYNASEGKTTTSINLSINYARAGFNTLLIDTDMRKSLEYKTYGADVDTGLSTVISDKLYMDQVVRATNIENLFFLPSGPKHLDPTGYFSSNEFKEFLAKAEKEYDFIILDTPALGSVIDAAIVASLADAAIMIVSTGRIKMSGFKRARDQLLKANVNFLGVVLNKVKKSEYRKYFDIYGYYFKRRIKKKKWSKRK
- a CDS encoding Wzz/FepE/Etk N-terminal domain-containing protein, producing MIDFQRLFKLLIRRSWIILLLSSLAGGAAWYYYTNKTVPLYQANASLYALTRNYSDISGKVNSDSLLVNRMLVKDYRELIKSYKVTSTVVEELGLNDIPPEAIAARVNISSKNDSNVLLVTVLDTKPDRARDIANSISRAFINKINELTNGNNLSILDVSKTPVLPINLDHRMKIITAFMAVFLLSVTAIYFLELTNTKLQTVEEAEKRLECNVIGIIPKMSIK